gcggagaagaagagagagaagaaaaagacgtcTTCGCAGCTACCTCAGCTGCTCGACATGCCGCAACCGCCGCCGCTGCGGTCGACTTCGCCGCATCCACCACGCCACtccaagggagagaagaagagaaggaagagaaagaagagaaagaagacgaagcggaagagggggcggaagaaacagaggaggagtaagatgaagagcgagacgaaggacCTAAAGAAGATCCTGCTGCTGACTGTCGGgatgcagagacaagacggCAACTGTAGGAAGAGAGatcaggaaagaaagaagacgagtgAGAAAGGTCAGGAGAGGCGCTACGCGTATGTGCACGACTTGCGTGAGTCTGGTGCACCAGGAATCGTTCTTCATTCATTTTTGGCCATGTTGTCTCTCCACATTGGTCTGTCCTTGCgacttcgctgtctccatcgTCCTCCTCAAACAGGCTGTCGTCTCCTGTGCGACGCTCCTCGTCGCGGGTGTGTACTTCCGCAGAACTCTCCATCCTCTTGGAAGAcactcttcctctgcatctccGATATCCTTCATCACCGTCTTCCTTCAGTCgacctcctctcttccctccgccgtcctcttcctcctgcccccccgccgcctcctcctcccttgtTGCTCCGTCTCGCACTCCAGTccctgcctcgtcttcgtcgtctccatctgtctcctctgtctcccttctcggcGCCTCGGCCGCGCCTTGCGATCTGCAGTCGCGGGACTTTGCGGCTTCCAGGGGAGCTccggcgcgtctctccccgGCTCGGTAGGAGCGCGCGGCACTGTCGAGCGAGGGCCAGGGTGACTCGTGGGGAGactcagagagaggaggcaaggacgcagagagcagagcgcCTCCCTGGGTCTGTGCAGCGAAGGGGAAGGCTGCGGAGGCAAACGAGGGCAAAGAAGCCCCCGAGGATGGACAAaaggacgggagagaagacagcgaagggtCGTGTCTTTGTCGGGGAGCGATGGCCGCCATCTCCTTGAGACCCAAATGAGTTTTTCCGGCATCACCGGCGGTCGAGTGCGTTTGAATCAACGAGACATCTGAAGCGAGCATTGGACGTTGTGAGGCGGTGGCATTCGCGGTCCCCTCGCCGCTCTCACGTCTTGCGGATTCTTCGACTTCCGTCTCgtcgacttctcctgcaaacgctctcccttttcttctccctgttcttACTGCGTTGTCTCTCGAAACATCTGCTGGCTTGCCTCTGGTCTCCGGAgaacgtttcttctccgatGTCGTGGTCTCCGGAGCGCCAGCCCCCCCCCAGGAGATGACGAACATCCCGTCTAGGTCTTCCCCCTTGCTGTCGAggtcctgtgtctctttgctGCGGCCGAGGATcgacttcctcgccgtctccgtcgctcccCGCAGAAACCTCTGGAGACTCTTCTGTGTGAGGGTGTCTCCGCCGGGAGAGGACGCGGAGCTGCGCGTCTTCTGAAAGAagttttctgcttcccacccgccctcgacctcctgtctctcgctcggTCTCCACCGGTCGAACCTCCAGCGCTGGCGAGATATCTCCCCGTTGCCCTCTCGCCCTGGAGTCTTCTGCCGagcctctgctgtctcctggaAGCAGCGGCGTCGACGGAGCAGGAGCGCCGCACCCCCCGCGGCCGGCGCTCCTGCGACGCATCCCCTGTTTCCTTCACTGTCTCCAATGACAACGTCGATGTCGATGTTCGCGGGTGGCAGCCTCGTCTTCGAAGTTCGAGCCTTGTCAGCgccgaagagaaacgcggggaGAAATCCGAGACTCGCGCCAGTGTTGCTTTCCACAGCCGACCTGAGTCGCGTCTCCGGACCTCTCTCGCCTGGCTCCGCTGTGTTGTGGGCGTCCCCAGGCGCGCCGGGGACTCCCGTCGCCTCGCCCTGTCGCGAAGGCctcgaagaaacgcggcgCGCTGGCGAGGCTGAGAGACTCTCACGGGCAAGGGAGCGCGGCGACTCGGACAAGTGTGGGGTTTCCCTGGAGTCCGCGAAGTCGACACCTGCGGCTTGTCCCCTCCACAGGATGTAATCTTGTTCGCTGTCTATGGCGCCCTCTCGATACCCttgagacgaagaaagggatCGCACATCGCTCTCACCGCTGAAGTCTTCAGTTTCGACTTTCGCCCCCGCGTCCTCCTCTGCCGCCCAGTACGGAAGAGGCAGGATgatctgtctcctcttttcgctCCCAtccccgtcctctctctgggccttctctctcgcccccTCCTCCTTCCCTGCCGCACCACGCTCTCTGTCTGAAGAGTGTGATGAacctgaagaggaagaggcagaaaacgaggatggagcggaagaagaggatggagcggaagaagaggaagaagaggaagaagaggaagaagaggaaggaggagagggaacGAGACAGTTCGTTTTTGCAGCTTTTCCGCGAGCCCCACTGTCGATGGATGCGCCGCCTTGAGAGGTCTCCGAGGGAGCTGTCGACCGCGTAGTGCTCGCACCGGGAACCGGCGCGGCGCAGCCAGAGTCTCCCTGAGGTTTCGAGCTTCGCGGGTCAACGGAGACAACACCTGGCCCGCCGccgggtgtctctgcctcgcagatgtttccttcctttttaAGGCTCCAAGTGAAcaaggcagagagcgacgagacagccgagaaggCTTGCGCGTCCCTGGCCGGCGGGATGCTCTGGGGCGGCTTCTCAGACGTCGATTCCAGCCTTTCGTCAGGCGAGGACAAGGCGGCTCCAATGCCGCCCACGACCACCGCGGTCGGCGACGCCGTCTGGACTCGAGAGCCCAAAGCCGCGGAGGGTGCCGGAggcgtcgcgtctctcgcgccttcgtGAGCCAGGCCGGGCAGCCACGGTGCCTCCTCCCAGGCGACGGAAGCCGCTCCAGTTGGAAGTTGCGAAGGAACGAAGGCGTACggcggaaaaaacgagagatcGGAAAACGCTTGAGAAGAGAGCCGCCTCTCGGTCGACTCGGGTTCATCCGTTATGACAGGTTGCGAAGACATGCGGGAGGCGCCTCCAGTTTGTGAAGTCGGCAAACCTAAAGGAGGCGGATGCGGACCCCAGCCTGGACGCCCTGGAGCCCCATGAAAGAAGGCCTCCGGAGACATCGAAAGCGGAGACATCGAAAGCGGAGACATCGAAAGCGAAGGCATCGTTCGCGACGGTGGGTCTAGGGGGAAGGGGAAGGGAGGGCAGGtctgagaaaaaaaagggtgagaaacaggaaaagaaaacgactctGTTCGTGACAGCGGCGGCGCGGTCCCCGTCGGTTGATATGTTTCGAACCTTGAGTCTGCgccgtctcgctctcccccCGTGTCTCGATTGTCTTTCgcgactcttctctcgctctttgcGCCGGGAGAGTTTCTTTCGCAGGTTCTGCTGACTTCTCCAAAGAAAAGGCGCTCCAGCTCGTCTTCCGCCGACgactcgtcttcctccccgctgtctccggagACTCCACTCCGACAtactctctccttctgcccCGAGGCCAAGCgatcgcctctctccgctccGCCGGGAGGCGGCTGGCAAGCCAGCGAGGCGGAGGCctgccgctgtctctcgtggagctgcatgcagtgccaGCGATACCACTGCTGGTAGTGCAGCTGCATCTGAGCCTGGAAGAGCTCGTGGTAGGCGCGGAGGGTGCCgtgtggagacgcgaaggTCCTGCTCGAAaggtctcctcgctctcccgcgtcgctgtctccactttccttgtctccccGCGGGTGCTGCGGACGCCCTGCGTTGGGGCACTGCGGCGCCGAGGCCCCAGCGAAGCATGGAGAAGCCGAaggctctctgtctgtcctgGCGGCCcccctcccttctctttgctcCGCGCCTTCCTCGCATGTTTGGCGAATGTCTCCTCGCAGGTGACGCGCTTCCTCAGCTCCCGCACCGGGTCTTCCCAGACttcctgcgcatgcagactcccTTTTCCGCGCTCGGCTgtcgcgtccttcttctctcgctcgtgtctggctctcctcttcgtccatCAGCTCTGACCAAGATGTATCGCTTCTGATTTCCTCGCTCGacgcgccttcctcgacgTCCTGCGTTGTCTCCTGTCCGACTCCCTCTCGCTGCGGCCGCCAAGAAAACAGTCCGCCGCCATCGCGGAGTCGGAACGACTGCCCCCACCCAGGAGGTGacttctccccttctgtaTGGTCGACCGGAGGAGCCTCAAGACCCAGGCGGCTCTCCTGAAGGCGTCGCGAAAAACGGGCGTCCTCCCGGCTGCGCGGctgtcctttttctcggcgctcttcttctccaccaaACGGTGGCAGGCCGCTGCCTGAgccagctgcttcttctcgccggtCTGCACAACTCAGCGCATGTCGCACCCCAGGCGCAAAGCCGTCTGCAGGCGCTCCTGCCTCCATGAACTCTCTCGGCACCtgtcctcccttcttctcgatttgtttctctcccccctcctttcgctctcccttctctcctgctctctctccttccttcgaACGACCTTCTCG
This portion of the Toxoplasma gondii ME49 chromosome III, whole genome shotgun sequence genome encodes:
- a CDS encoding hypothetical protein (encoded by transcript TGME49_299100), with translation MAAWPRGLSRPQSSQRRRAGPAAGLSLEQEARRRREKSDAKTTRLPEAAGTATHELQRREEREEPRGEAREEEREGDLWVSVCESCGVRLPTKSQRASSSPPFLSALSPSSCARLRSQLAVSRSSFSFASASSCSSPPLWGLPSPPVSSFCPASPPSVCLQDTEEPPASPCFQMAAIHDAPFFERLVLPWRETSHALSSPKEEESSTLSSEHSLPPNAVCLPASAVSMPVTCLPPEVSMSPCSSASLSSSSVSSSFASSSSASVSACPRESSPAPPRRWRWPRAERRREGRSKEGERAGEKGERKEGGEKQIEKKGGQVPREFMEAGAPADGFAPGVRHALSCADRREEAAGSGSGLPPFGGEEERREKGQPRSREDARFSRRLQESRLGLEAPPVDHTEGEKSPPGWGQSFRLRDGGGLFSWRPQREGVGQETTQDVEEGASSEEIRSDTSWSELMDEEESQTRAREEGRDSRARKRESACAGSLGRPGAGAEEARHLRGDIRQTCEEGAEQREGRGAARTDREPSASPCFAGASAPQCPNAGRPQHPRGDKESGDSDAGERGDLSSRTFASPHGTLRAYHELFQAQMQLHYQQWYRWHCMQLHERQRQASASLACQPPPGGAERGDRLASGQKERVCRSGVSGDSGEEDESSAEDELERLFFGEVSRTCERNSPGAKSERRVAKDNRDTGGERDGADSRFETYQPTGTAPPLSRTESFSFPVSHPFFSQTCPPFPFPLDPPSRTMPSLSMSPLSMSPLSMSPEAFFHGAPGRPGWGPHPPPLGLPTSQTGGASRMSSQPVITDEPESTERRLSSQAFSDLSFFPPYAFVPSQLPTGAASVAWEEAPWLPGLAHEGARDATPPAPSAALGSRVQTASPTAVVVGGIGAALSSPDERLESTSEKPPQSIPPARDAQAFSAVSSLSALFTWSLKKEGNICEAETPGGGPGVVSVDPRSSKPQGDSGCAAPVPGASTTRSTAPSETSQGGASIDSGARGKAAKTNCLVPSPPSSSSSSSSSSSSSAPSSSSAPSSFSASSSSGSSHSSDRERGAAGKEEGAREKAQREDGDGSEKRRQIILPLPYWAAEEDAGAKVETEDFSGESDVRSLSSSQGYREGAIDSEQDYILWRGQAAGVDFADSRETPHLSESPRSLARESLSASPARRVSSRPSRQGEATGVPGAPGDAHNTAEPGERGPETRLRSAVESNTGASLGFLPAFLFGADKARTSKTRLPPANIDIDVVIGDSEGNRGCVAGAPAAGGAALLLRRRRCFQETAEARQKTPGREGNGEISRQRWRFDRWRPSERQEVEGGWEAENFFQKTRSSASSPGGDTLTQKSLQRFLRGATETARKSILGRSKETQDLDSKGEDLDGMFVISWGGAGAPETTTSEKKRSPETRGKPADVSRDNAVRTGRRKGRAFAGEVDETEVEESARRESGEGTANATASQRPMLASDVSLIQTHSTAGDAGKTHLGLKEMAAIAPRQRHDPSLSSLPSFCPSSGASLPSFASAAFPFAAQTQGGALLSASLPPLSESPHESPWPSLDSAARSYRAGERRAGAPLEAAKSRDCRSQGAAEAPRRETEETDGDDEDEAGTGVRDGATREEEAAGGQEEEDGGGKRGGRLKEDGDEGYRRCRGRVSSKRMESSAEVHTRDEERRTGDDSLFEEDDGDSEVARTDQCGETTWPKMNEERFLVHQTHASRAHTRSASPDLSHSSSFFPDLSSYSCRLVSASRQSAAGSSLGPSSRSSSYSSSVSSAPSSASSSFSSFSSFSSSLPWSGVVDAAKSTAAAAVAACRAAEVAAKTSFSSLSSSPLSTFFPASGSGSGRTKRSEKLFHRAQSGDIPSAAQVEEAARRMAGERDAGGLLEWTHGEDGRGNRLRSVSPFLAGAKRVEPPAGTASCSAALRRPQIGEDRTEASEAFCYPETCAGDVRPDDRSRTPPDARSGSADRSGSADRSGSADRSGSADACRAPESAGAGGGQERRLGEGEGDRGGDERRPSSTERRRAVLQEQQFLLMLQQQLLVEEELAEDEEERREVTQTSQEKETRGGTAPEERNGDKEVEERTEEEQSTMEEGEEAEMEEGREDGGAKEIQEGERTREEQQMSQTDEMEKDEEKTSCEAQTVETRMAEEKITEENHGGGVRGEREGMTGTNGKKREKARRRKRGQRR